From one Anoplolepis gracilipes chromosome 10, ASM4749672v1, whole genome shotgun sequence genomic stretch:
- the Mnn1 gene encoding menin, producing MAGFHDRDRALFPIRSISAIVQIFKNQLENSAEPDLALLSILVGAVENSLTCNRVFTTQEKESPNDETMLPAVEYHIAEALYTKFHAVIKGAVDLTVYDTQYATRELVKKVSDVIWNSLTRSYYKDRAHLQSLYSYLTANKLDCYGVAFAVVAGCQVLGFKDVHLAMSEDHAWVVYGEDGTETAEVTWHGKGNEDKRGQPVEPGVASRSWLYLNGQAMVCNRALEVATIVSAINPSLSATTDAAEVGLVQQELLWLLYDLGHLAKYPMALGNLAELEEAAPTQGRPPPINLFQEAVRSARKFYANAHVYPYTYQGGYLYRHEYYVDAFASWADAADVLRKYDYSRDDGEIYKELLEIANELIPHAVRVNESLLQQPRCFAYLLRFYDGICQWEEGANTPVLHIGWARPLVNTISKFDASIRAQVVIECYETESKQKEEAHKRETSPEETLNNNNNNNYCKTKERGNAARDLIKSLESKVPSNSTSTHPSIQALTAACSEKILNRDYLLQGGGEPFVAPPDDTLPPAPSTSQETVEPEVKTDSENEKPKITLYSQKMKGLKDLLLAEKLNTHAISLQLTAQSQVQIGKKSRGSDDVGVSQRPKRTRRE from the exons ATGGCGGGCTTTCATGACAGGGACAGGGCCCTGTTCCCGATCCGGAGCATCTCCGCGATCGTGCAGATCTTCAAGAATCAGTTGGAGAACAGCGCCGAGCCGGACCTCGCGTTGCTCTCGATCCTCGTAGGTGCCGTCGAGAACTCCCTGACTTGCAATCGTGTATTCACCACGCAAGAGAAGGAGTCCCCTAACGACGAGACGATGTTGCCGGCTGTGGAGTATCACATTGCCGAGGCGCTCTATACCAAATTCCACGCGGTGATCAAGGGTGCCGTAGATCTTACCGTGTACGACACCCAGTACGCCACCAGAGAGCTCGTCAAGAAAGTGTCGGACGTGATATGGAACTCGCTTACCAGGAGCTACTACAAGGACCGCGCGCATTTGCAGAGCCTCTACAGTTACTTGACGGCGAACAAGTTGGATTGTTACGGAGTCGCTTTTGCTGTGGTGGCTGGCTGTCAGGTTTTGGGATTCAAAGATGTACATCTTGCCATGTCGGAGGATCATGCGTGGGTTGTGTATGGCGAGGATGGAACGGAGACAGCAGAAGTCACATGGCATG GTAAGGGAAATGAGGATAAACGTGGACAACCAGTGGAGCCTGGTGTAGCATCTCGATCATGGTTATATTTAAATGGTCAAGCAATGGTGTGCAATCGTGCTCTGGAAGTTGCTACTATAGTGTCAGCCATCAACCCTAGTTTAAGCGCAACTACTGATGCGGCTGAAGTAGGTTTGGTCCAGCAAGAACTATTGTGGTTACTGTATGATTTGGGTCACTTGGCAAAATATCCTATGGCATTGGGTAATCTCGCTGAATTGGAGGAGGCTGCGCCTACACAAGGAAGGCCACCACCGATAAATCTCTTTCAG GAGGCTGTAAGATCAGCGAGGAAATTTTACGCAAACGCACATGTCTATCCTTACACTTATCAAGGAGGATACCTGTATCGGCATGAATATTATGTGGATGCATTTGCATCATGGGCCGATGCAGCTGATGTTCTGCGAAA ATATGATTATTCTCGAGACGACGGAGAGATATATAAGGAACTGCTAGAGATCGCCAACGAACTGATACCACACGCGGTACGCGTCAATGAGAGCTTGTTGCAACAACCACGTTGTTTCGCGTACCTGTTAAGATTTTACGATGGTATTTGCCAATGGGAAGAGGGCGCCAACACTCCCGTGCTGCACATAGGTTGGGCTCGGCCGCTGGTGAACACAATTTCAAAATTCGACGCCAGTATACGCGCACAGGTCGTCATAGAGTGTTACGAAACAGAAAGCAAACAGAAGGAAGAAGCGCATAAAAGGGAGACGAGTCCTGAGGAGACGTTGaacaataacaacaataataattactgcAAGACCAAGGAACGGGGTAACGCGGCACGAGATCTAATCAAGAGCCTAGAGTCCAAAGTGCCCTCCAATTCGACGTCGACGCATCCCAGTATTCAAGCCTTGACGGCGGCTTGCAGCGAAAAGATACTTAACAGAGATTACCTCCTGCAGGGCGGGGGCGAGCCGTTCGTCGCACCACCGGACGACACTTTACCGCCGGCGCCTTCCACCTCTCAGGAGACTGTCGAACCCGAAGTAAAGACGGACTCCGAGAATGAGAAGCCGAAGATAACGCTGTACAGTCAAAAGATGAAGGGTCTCAAGGATCTCCTGTTAGCGGAGAAACTCAACACTCACGCGATCTCGTTGCAACTGACGGCGCAGAGTCAGGTACAAATTGGTAAGAAATCCCGCGGCAGCGATGACGTGGGAGTCAGTCAGCGTCCCAAGAGGACGCGCCGTGAATAG